CCTGGACGTTTCGGAGTCCATTGCCGCGCACCGCGACCTCAAGGCCCTGCTTCGTGATCTGTCCCAACGGCTGCTGTCGGTGGCTCAACTCGAATTCATCGGGCTCATTCTGCACGATGCCGAGCGGGATGTGATGCGGGCGTATTACCTCGGGACCGGCGAGGCCGAAAGCGTCACTGGACTTGAGATTCCAATGGCGGAGTCCGCCAGCGGGTGGGTGTACAACACGCAGCAGGTGCTGGTGGTGCGCAATCTGGACGAGGAACCGCGTTTTCCCGCGGTGAAGGCGGTGCTCGAGCAGATGGGCGTGAAGTCCTACTGCCTGTTCCCGCTCACCACCGCGGTGCGGCGCTTGGGTGCGATCGGGTTCGGCAGAAAGAGCCTGAGCGCATTCCCCGAGACCGAGTTGGAGTTCCTGCAGCAGGTCGCCAAGCAGGTGGCGGTGGCCATGGACAACGTGCTCAACTTCGAGAGCGCCCAGGTCGCGCAACAGCAATTGGCGCTCGAGCGCGACCGGTTGCGGCTTCTGCTGGAGGTCTCGGAATCCATCGCCTCGCATCGTGACCTGAAGGAGCTGTTCGAGGATCTGGCCCAGCGGCTGCCCCAGATCGTCCCGTTCGACTACATCAACGTGGTGCTGCACGACGCCGTTCGCAACGTCATGCGCCTGTGCTTCCTGGTGACGAGGGAACCCAGCACCTTCAGCACGGGTTTGGAAATCCCCATGGACGAGTCGCCTGGTGGGCTGGTGTGGAACACCCAACAGCCGCTGACCGTGGATGACCTCTCGCAGGAGACGCGGTTCCCGATGCTCACTGCGAAGTTGCGCGAGAACGGGGTGCAATCCTTCTGCGTGGTGCCGCTGACCACCGCGCACCGCCGTCTGGGGGCCATGGGATTCGGAAGCCTGCAACCGAGAACGTACCAGCCCGCGGAGATCGGTTTCATGCAGGAGGTGGCCAAGCAGGTGGCGGTCGCGGTGGACAACGCGCTCAACGCGGAGTCGGCGCGGGCGGCGCAGCAGCAACTCGCGCACGAGCGCGACCGCCAGCAGTTGCTCCTGGAGATCAATAACGCCGTGGTTTCCAACCTCGCGTTGAATGAAGTGTTCACCGCGGTCAGCGGGTGTTTGCGAAAAGTGATTCAGCACGACGGCTCGAGCCTGGTGTTGTACGACCCGGAGACTCGGGCGTGCCGCGTCCACGTGCTGGACTTTGCGACGAACCAGAGCGTGGTCGAAGAAAAACAAGCTGGCCCGAAGTGCACCACGCCGGCCAGCGTCGCGATCAACTCGGGCAAGCCGGTCGTCTTCAGCGAGCAGGACCTGAAGGCGATGTCAACGGAATCCGAAATGGCGCGATGTGTCCTGGCCGACGGAGTGAAGTCGCTCTGCTGCGTCCCGCTGGTCTCTCACAACCACATGCAGGGCACGCTCAACCTGGGCCGGCGCCGCGACGACGCGTTCAGCCAGGAAGACGTTGAGCTGTTGAGCCAGGTGGCGCAGCAGATCGCGATCGCGGTCGAGAACGCCTTGGCCTATCGGGAGATCGCGGAGCTGAAGGAACAGCTCAACAAGGAAAAGCTCTACCTGGAAGAGGAAATTCGCACCCAATACAACTTCGAGGAGATCATCGGCGAGAGCGCGGCGCTCAAGCGCATCCTGAAACAGGTCGAGACCGTGGCGCCGACGGACTCCACGGTGCTGATCCAGGGCGAGACCGGCACCGGCAAGGAACTCATCGCGCGGGCAATCCACAATTTGAGCGCCCGTCGCGAGCGAACCTTCGTCAAGATGAACTGCGCGGCGATTCCCACCGGGCTCTTGGAGAGCGAATTGTTTGGGCATGAAAAGGGCGCGTTCACCGGCGCGATCGCGCAGAAAATCGGCCGGTTCGAGCTGGCGCACAACGGGACCATTTTCCTGGATGAGGTCGGGGACATCCCGCTGGAGTTGCAATCCAAGTTGCTGCGGGTGCTGCAGGAACAGGAGTTCGAGCGTCTCGGCAGCACCAAAACCATCAAAGTCAACATCCGTTTGGTGGCGGCCACGAATCGAGTTTTGGCGCAGATGGTCGCGGACAAACAGTTTCGCAGCGACCTCTACTACCGCCTCAACGTGTTTCCCATCACGGTGCCGTCGCTGCGGGAGCGCCCCGAAGACATACCGTTGCTGGTTCGCTACTTTGCCCAGAAATACTCGCAGCGCATGGACAAGCGGGTCGAGACCATCCCGGCCGACGCCCTGACCGCGCTCTCCAAGTACCACTGGCCGGGCAACATCCGGGAGCTCGAGAACCTGATCGAACGCTCCGTGATCCTGTCCCACGGCTCCGACCTCCGCGTGCCGCTGGGAGAATTGAAGGTTCGGAGCACCGCGCCGTCGGATGGGGATGCCACGCTGGACGGAGCCGAGCGCCGCCACATCCTGCGCGTCTTAAAGGAAACCGACTGGACAGTCGGGGGCGCCTCCGGCGCCGCGGCTCGCCTCGGCATGAAACGCACGACGCTGCTGTCGCGCATGCGCAAGCTCGGCATCACCCGTCCCTCGTAGCAAGCTGCTGAAAAAGTCCATCTGCGGCGGGTTTTAAGGTGCCACGGCCGCCTCACCGTCTCGGCGGCGCTCGTGGCTTGGCGCCACTTCTTCGTGGCGCCACTCGCCTCACGTACGAACTTAGTACGCTGCGGTGCGGGCGCTCGCGGCGCCTTGCGGCTGGAGCTTTTTGAGCAGCCTGCCCGCGGGATTCGCGGGCACAAGATTTAGAACCTTTCCTCTCGGCCAACTACGCCCGAAAGCTCGATGTCGATTTCGGCCTCTGCCGAACGACTACAGGGCGTGAAGATCAGGAGCAGACCAAGCCCGTCGCACTGTCGATCGCTCGACATCTGTCGGTATTTCGACACGAACGCGTCGACACGGTCTCCTGGTTTAAACCGGCCTTCGGCACCACGATCTCGCAACTCGTTCGTACTTTCCGCTACTTCCGCGATGGTGTCTCCGTGTCACAGGCTTTGGCACGAGACTCGCTATAGATACTGACGAGACCACGTGACGACGAAAAGGAGGACGGCGATGAAAGTGACATTCAGAATGGCTGATGGAACGCGGGCCGGCATCGTGCCGAGCAGGGATTTGCGGGAGCTGGCCGAGCAAGAGTTGGGCGTCGAGTGGACGGCTCCGGCTGCGAAGGTGCCGGTGGTGTTCTGGGTCCGGAACCAGCAGGCTCTGGACCGGGTACTTGATCGGTTCGGAGCGATCGACCGTGCGGGAGCGCGCCGCAGGGGTTTCAGAGCGATCTCATGCTGAAAATCACGCGTCGGGATGAGGGTGGGACCGCGGTGATCCAACTCGAAGGAAGGCTCGTCGGGCCCTGGGTCAAGGAACTCGAAGAGTGCTGGCGCTCGGTCGCGGCGAAACAAACTCTTCCCGTGCGCGTGGATTTGACCGCGGTGAGTTACATCGACGAAGCCGGAGCGGATCTGTTGAGGACCATGTGCCAGGAGCGCGTCGACTTGAAGGTCAAGGGCTGTTTCACCACCTGTCTCATCCAAGGAATCAGGCACGCATTCCGGCGTTCGGAACGGAAGCGATGACGTCACGCAGTTTTTCGATGAAAGGATTCGCGATGCACGCAACGACGGACAGAACAGATTTCAGCGCCCAAACTCTCGGGCTTGGCGCCGGCCTCCTGGCGGCCGGATTGTTGATGGTGTTGTCGGGGTGCAATCAGGCCGCAGGCTCACCTGCGGCCCCTCCGCCGCCGGAGGTGGCGGTGGTGACGGTGCAACCGCGCGACCTTCCCGCGGTGTATGAATACGTGGGTCAGGTCGCGGGCGTCCGCGAAGTCGAGGTGCGTGCGCGGGTCTCAGGCATCCTGGAGCGCTGGAACTATAAGGAAGGGGCGGCGGTGAACGCCGGGGACAGCCTCTTTACCATTGATCCGGAACCGTTCCAAGCCGAACTCGCCCGCGCCGAAGCGGATCTCGCGCGCGCCGAAGCCAATCTCTCGCAGGCCACGCGCACCGCCGGCCGGTTCAAGCCGTTGTGGGAAGCCCGGGCCGTGAGTCAGAACGAATACGACGACGCCTTGTCCGCGGAAGAGGTCGCGGCGGCCAACGTGAAGGCCGCGGAGGCGGCGGTCACCCAGGCGCGGCTGAACCTCTCCTACACCCGCGTGGAAGCGCCGATCTCCGGGATCACCAGTCGCGCGGTGGTGTCCGAAGGGAGTCTGGTGCAGGCGCAGCAGACGCTGTTGACCAGTATCTCGCAGCTCGATCCGGTGCACGTTATCTTCAGTTTCACCGAGGCCGAACACTTGCGATTCCGGCGCGAGCTTTCGGAAGCGCGATTGACCTTGCCCCGGGACGGCCGCTTCGACGTGAAATTGACGCTCGCGGACGGCAGCGAGTACCCGCACGCCGGAAAAGTGGACTTCACCGACGTGCGCGTGAACACGAACACCGGTACCATCGAGGCGCGAGCCGTGATCCCCAACCCGCAGCGCCTACTGCGCCCGGGCCAGTTCGTGCGCGTGCACCTGTCCGGAGCCACCCGCCCCAACGCGATCGCGATCCCTCAGCGTGCGGTGTTGGAGGGCCCCGGCGCCAAGATCGTGATGACCGTGAACAAGGAGGGGATGGTCGAACCGCGGCCGGTGCAGGTCAGCGACTGGTCCGGGGCGGAATGGGTGATCACGGGAGGACTCGAACCGGGTGACACGGTCATCGTGGACGGTGTGGTCAAGGCGCGCCCAGGATCCCCGGTCAAAATCGCGCAGGCGCCGGACCAAAGCGCGGAACAGTCCGGCCCGGAGCCGCAGGCTCGAGAGAACCAGGCCACCCAACCAGCCGCCAAACCCGCGCCTGCTCAGCACGCGCAACCCGAAGGAGCACACTGATGTTCGCCCGATTCTTCATCAACCGCCCGATCTTCGCGGGCGTGCTCTCGATCTTTCTGGTGCTTGCGGGTCTGGCCGCGGTGCGGATTCTCCCGATC
The Nitrospirota bacterium genome window above contains:
- a CDS encoding sigma 54-interacting transcriptional regulator, with the translated sequence MTSHTLQVDFQQYRTLLDVSESIAAHRDLKALLRDLSQRLLSVAQLEFIGLILHDAERDVMRAYYLGTGEAESVTGLEIPMAESASGWVYNTQQVLVVRNLDEEPRFPAVKAVLEQMGVKSYCLFPLTTAVRRLGAIGFGRKSLSAFPETELEFLQQVAKQVAVAMDNVLNFESAQVAQQQLALERDRLRLLLEVSESIASHRDLKELFEDLAQRLPQIVPFDYINVVLHDAVRNVMRLCFLVTREPSTFSTGLEIPMDESPGGLVWNTQQPLTVDDLSQETRFPMLTAKLRENGVQSFCVVPLTTAHRRLGAMGFGSLQPRTYQPAEIGFMQEVAKQVAVAVDNALNAESARAAQQQLAHERDRQQLLLEINNAVVSNLALNEVFTAVSGCLRKVIQHDGSSLVLYDPETRACRVHVLDFATNQSVVEEKQAGPKCTTPASVAINSGKPVVFSEQDLKAMSTESEMARCVLADGVKSLCCVPLVSHNHMQGTLNLGRRRDDAFSQEDVELLSQVAQQIAIAVENALAYREIAELKEQLNKEKLYLEEEIRTQYNFEEIIGESAALKRILKQVETVAPTDSTVLIQGETGTGKELIARAIHNLSARRERTFVKMNCAAIPTGLLESELFGHEKGAFTGAIAQKIGRFELAHNGTIFLDEVGDIPLELQSKLLRVLQEQEFERLGSTKTIKVNIRLVAATNRVLAQMVADKQFRSDLYYRLNVFPITVPSLRERPEDIPLLVRYFAQKYSQRMDKRVETIPADALTALSKYHWPGNIRELENLIERSVILSHGSDLRVPLGELKVRSTAPSDGDATLDGAERRHILRVLKETDWTVGGASGAAARLGMKRTTLLSRMRKLGITRPS
- a CDS encoding efflux RND transporter periplasmic adaptor subunit, which gives rise to MHATTDRTDFSAQTLGLGAGLLAAGLLMVLSGCNQAAGSPAAPPPPEVAVVTVQPRDLPAVYEYVGQVAGVREVEVRARVSGILERWNYKEGAAVNAGDSLFTIDPEPFQAELARAEADLARAEANLSQATRTAGRFKPLWEARAVSQNEYDDALSAEEVAAANVKAAEAAVTQARLNLSYTRVEAPISGITSRAVVSEGSLVQAQQTLLTSISQLDPVHVIFSFTEAEHLRFRRELSEARLTLPRDGRFDVKLTLADGSEYPHAGKVDFTDVRVNTNTGTIEARAVIPNPQRLLRPGQFVRVHLSGATRPNAIAIPQRAVLEGPGAKIVMTVNKEGMVEPRPVQVSDWSGAEWVITGGLEPGDTVIVDGVVKARPGSPVKIAQAPDQSAEQSGPEPQARENQATQPAAKPAPAQHAQPEGAH
- a CDS encoding STAS domain-containing protein, which gives rise to MLKITRRDEGGTAVIQLEGRLVGPWVKELEECWRSVAAKQTLPVRVDLTAVSYIDEAGADLLRTMCQERVDLKVKGCFTTCLIQGIRHAFRRSERKR